The sequence below is a genomic window from Pseudomonas cremoricolorata.
GTGCACGGTGCGCTGTGCATGGCCTATTCGGGGCGCTGTCTGCTGTCGGGATACCTGAACCGGCGTGACGCCAATCAGGGCAGTTGCACCAATGCCTGCCGCTGGAAGTACCAGGCCAATCCGGCCACGGAAGATGTCACTGGCCAGATCGTGCGTCAGGTCGATCCGACCCTGGGCATCGGCGCGCCCACTGACCAGGTGTTTGTGTTGCAGGAAAGCCAACGGCCCGATCAAGACATGCCGGCCTTCGAAGACGAACACGGCACCTACATCATGAACGCCAAGGACCTGCGCGCCGTGCAGCATGTGGCGCGACTGGCCGAAATGGGCGTGCACTCGCTGAAGATCGAGGGGCGCACCAAATCGCATTTCTACTGCGCCCGTACCGTGCAGGCATACCGCCAGGCCATCGACGACGCGGCCGCTGGCCGACCCTTCGACCGCAGCTTGATGGACAACCTCGAATCACTGGCCCGACGCGGGTATACCGAGGGTTTTCTGCGCCGCCACGTGCATGACGAGTACCAGAACTACCAGCATGGCCATTCGGTGTCTGAGCGCCAGCAGTTCGTTGGCGAGCTGACCGGAGTGCGCGTCGAGGGGCTCGCCGAGGTCAAGGTGAAGAACCGTTTCGCCGTGGGTGATCATATGGAACTGATGACACCGGGCGGTAATTACCCGTTTGACCTGCACACCTTGCGCGACGCCCAGCGCCTGAGCATCGACACCGCCCCTGGCGACGGACACGTGGTGTACCTGCCGATCCCCGAGCAGGTCTCGCTGGCATTCGGCCTGCTGCTGCGTGATCTGCAAAGCTGACGAAACTGTCATCTTGCCCTCAGCTGGCTGACAGCGTGGGCAGGTGACAATCGTGCATCGGCTCCCTAAGCTGCATCTATTCCCCTTTGCCCGACCGGGCCATGGCCACTGCCCGCGCCCGGAGGCGCATCGACCATGCTGCGCAAACACCTGTTGCCCCTGACCCTGCTGGCCCTGAGTGGACTGGCCCATGCCGGCGACACCCTCGACGTCTACCGCGACCCCAACTGCGGTTGCTGCAAACAGTGGATCCAGCATCTGCGTGACAATGGTTTCACCGTCAACGACCATGTCGAGCCGCAGATGAGTGCAGTCAAGCAGCGTCTGGGCGTCGCGCCGCGACTGGGGTCGTGCCACACCGGCGTGATCGACGGCAAGTTCGTCGAGGGCCATGTACCCGCCGAGCAGGTCCGCGCCCTCGCTGCCCGCAGTGACCTCAAAGGCATTGCCGTACCGGGCATGCCGGTGGGCTCGCCCGGCATGGAAATGGGTGATCGCAAGGACGCCTACCAGGTCATCGGGCTGACCCATGAGGGTCAGGACATCGTTGTCGCCCAATACTGATGCTTGGCTACACGGCGCTGTTCTTCAGCGCCCTGGTGGCTGCCACCCTGCTGCCGATGCAATCGGAGGCGGTACTGGTGGCCCTGCTGCTGCGCGAGCCCCAGGCCTGGCTCAGCCTGCTGGTGGTGGCAACCGCAGGCAATGTGCTGGGCTCACTGATCAACTGGCTGCTGGGCAGGGGCATTGACCGCCTGCGTGATCGACGCTGGTTTCCCTTCGATGCTGCGCAACTGGCGCGTGCACAGCAACACTATCGGCGCTGGGGCGCCTGGTCGCTGCTGTTGAGCTGGATGCCGATCATTGGCGACCCGCTGACCCTGATCGCCGGGCTGATGCGCGAGCCCTTGTGGCGCTTCATCTTGCTGGTGACCTTGGCCAAAGCTGGCCGCTATGCGGTACTGGTAGCTGTCACCCTGGGCGGCTTTGGCGTGGCCTGAAGCAGACTCAGGCAAAACGCTCGAGCTGCATCTCGCGCAGCCGACTCAAGGTTCGCTGATAGGCAAAGGCCAGGTAGCCCTCGGTGTACAGCGACTCCAGCGGCACCTCGGCCTGTATGTACAACGCCACGCGCCGGTCGTAGCATTCGTCCACCAAGGCGATGAAACGCCGTACGCTGTCATCGCGAGGCGCCAGCGCCGGCAACTGACGATCACCCGCCTCGACCCGGCACGCGCCGTCTTCGGTGCCGCGTGCGATACGCCCGGCTCGCTGCAC
It includes:
- a CDS encoding DUF411 domain-containing protein: MLRKHLLPLTLLALSGLAHAGDTLDVYRDPNCGCCKQWIQHLRDNGFTVNDHVEPQMSAVKQRLGVAPRLGSCHTGVIDGKFVEGHVPAEQVRALAARSDLKGIAVPGMPVGSPGMEMGDRKDAYQVIGLTHEGQDIVVAQY
- the yegQ gene encoding tRNA 5-hydroxyuridine modification protein YegQ produces the protein MTLPGKPELLAPAGSLKTLRYAFAYGADAVYAGQPRYSLRVRNNDFDHATLAQGIEEAHALGKRLYVVVNIAPHNAKLKTFLKDLAPVIAMGPDALIMSDPGLIMLVRQHFPDMPVHLSVQANTVNWASVQFWQQLGLSRVILSRELSLEEIAEIRQQVPAMELEVFVHGALCMAYSGRCLLSGYLNRRDANQGSCTNACRWKYQANPATEDVTGQIVRQVDPTLGIGAPTDQVFVLQESQRPDQDMPAFEDEHGTYIMNAKDLRAVQHVARLAEMGVHSLKIEGRTKSHFYCARTVQAYRQAIDDAAAGRPFDRSLMDNLESLARRGYTEGFLRRHVHDEYQNYQHGHSVSERQQFVGELTGVRVEGLAEVKVKNRFAVGDHMELMTPGGNYPFDLHTLRDAQRLSIDTAPGDGHVVYLPIPEQVSLAFGLLLRDLQS
- a CDS encoding YqaA family protein, producing the protein MLGYTALFFSALVAATLLPMQSEAVLVALLLREPQAWLSLLVVATAGNVLGSLINWLLGRGIDRLRDRRWFPFDAAQLARAQQHYRRWGAWSLLLSWMPIIGDPLTLIAGLMREPLWRFILLVTLAKAGRYAVLVAVTLGGFGVA